In Candidatus Omnitrophota bacterium, the genomic stretch AGCGAGGGAGAGATCAGGGTAAAGATCAATGAGAATGTCCGCGGCACCGATGTCTTCGTGGTCCAGCCGACATGCCCGCCTCCCAATGACACGTTGATGGAATTGTTGATCATGATCGACGCTTTAAAAAGGGCGTCTGCCAAGCGCATCACCGCGGTAGTCCCGTTCTTTGGTTATGCCCGGCAGGACCGCAAGGACCAGCCCAGGGTTCCGATCACCGCGAAGCTGGTGGCGAATTTGCTGACGATAAGCGGGGCGAACCGCGTGTTGACTATGGACCTGCACGCCGGCCAGATCCAGGGGTTTTTCGATATCCCTGTGGATCATCTCTTCGCCATAAACGTATTCATAGATTATTTTTTGCAGAATGACCCGAAAGACCTTGTCCTGGTTTCTCCGGACGTGGGCAGCATCAAGATGGCCAGGTCTTACGCTAAAAGATTATCCGCGGGGCTCGCTATAATCGATAAGAGGCGCGATTCCCCGGAAAAGACCGAGGTTATGCATATACTCGGCGAGGTTGAAGGCAAGAACGCGATCATCGTCGACGATCTGATCGCTACCGGCAGTTCGCTGATAGAGGCGGTGGCTGCGCTGAAGAAGGCGAAATGCAAGACTATACGGGCCGCCATCACCCACGGGGTGCTGTCAGGGCCGGCGATACAAAGGATCGACGCCTGCAAGGACCTTAAGGAACTGGTGATCAGCAACAGTATACCTTTGACTGAAGAGCGCAGGCACGAGCGGGTCAAAGTGCTGTCGGTCGCGCCTCTGTTAGCCGAGGCTATAAAGCGGATACATGTGGAAGAATCAGTGAGTTCGTTATTTGACTAAAGATCAATATTGAAAGGAAAAAAGAGAAATGGAAGAGTTATTATTAGGGGCGGAAAAAAGAATAGAGATCGGCAAGAGCAAGGTTAAGGATTTGAGGGGTAAAGGGTTTATCCCGGGGGTGGTTTATTCCGAAGGCAAAGAGGCTATGGCGTTAAAGATGTCCCGGCATGAGCTCCTTCAGCTTATCCACCATCACCGCATCGAGAACGTTGTCCTTAACCTCAAGATCAAGGATGACGCGAAAAAAGGCTCCAGGTCGTGCATGATCAAAGAGGTGCAGCATGATCCGGTAAGCGGCGACATAATCCACATCGATTTTAACGAAATATCCCTGACCAAGGCGATCAAGGTCAATGTGCCTATAGTCACTAAAGGCGAATCTGTGGGCGTCAAGAACGAAGGCGGCGCTCTGGAGCACATACTCTGGGAGATCGAGGTGGAGTGCCTTCCTACGGATATCCCCAAGAATATCGAGGTTGATATCAGCGCCTTGAAGATCGGCGATTCCATACATATCAAAGATATCGCTTTTCCGGATAAGGTTAAAGTCTTCTCCGACGCGGACGCGGTGGTCCTTTCGGTGGCCGCTCCGATGAAGGAAGAAGCCGCGCCGGTTGAAGGCGAAGAGAAGCTTGAGCCGGAAGTCATCAAAGAGAAGAAACCCGAAGCTGAAGCTGAAACCGAAGAGAAGAAGTAGGCCTTTGATGAAGTTAATTGTCGGGCTGGGTAATCCGGGCAGAAATTATCTCGGGACCAGGCATAACATCGGTTCTCTGGCGGTAAGGTCTCTTGCCCGGGAATCCGCTCTTTCTCTGAAAAAAGGGTTTTTATCTTCTTCGGAATCGGCCAAGGCCAGGATCGAGGATGAGGATGTGATCCTGGCAGTGCCCCGGGTTTATATGAATTTGTCGGGCGAGGCGGTGCGCCAGTTGGTCAAAAAACACCGGATAGCTTTGGAAGATCTGCTGGTGGTCCATGATGAACTGGACCTGGATCTGGGAAGGGTGAAGCTTAAATCCGGAGGCTCCGCCGCAGGGCACAACGGCCTTAAGTCCATAATCGGTTCTTTGAAGGATGATGGATTTTCCCGTTTGCGCATAGGCATCGCCCGGCCGCGGCACAATAACGCGGATATGGCTGATTATGTCCTTTCCTGTTTTGCCAGGAAAGACAAAGGATTGGTTGAACAGTCGGTCCTGGATTCAATCGTTATAATGAGGTTATGGGTAAAAGACGGTATTTCAAAAACTATGAATGCGGTTAACAGGTGAGGTCAAGAAATGGTCAAGTATGAAGCGATGTTTATTGTTAAACCGGATCTGGGCGAAATAGAGACTAAGAACGTATACACCCAGATAGCCGATGTGATAACCAAGAACAGCGGGGTTATCTCCAACGCAGCGGTATGGTCGGAAAAGAGAAAAATGACCTTTACGATCAAGAAACAGCAGGACGGGATATATTACCTGGTCAATTTTACCCTGCCGGGCGACGCGATCACCAAGATCAAGTATGCGTTCAAGCTAAACGATAATATCTTGAGGGTCCTGATAACAAACGTCGAGTAAGATAAAAGAGAGGTATTGTTATGGCGAGTTTAAATAAGGTATTACTTATGGGTAACCTGACCCGCGATCCTGAACTGCGGTATACCCCGCAGGGCACGGCAGTGGTCAATCTGCGCATGGCGGTCAACCGCCGGTATAAGAATAAGAGCCAGGAATTGAAGGACGAGGTGTGTTTTATCACCGCGGTAGTCTGGAACAAGATGGCCGAGACCTGCAACCAGTACCTGCATAAAGGAAGCCCGGTATACGTCGAGGGCAGGCTGCAGTCAAGGTCGTGGGAGGATCAGGCAACGGGTAAGACCCGCAGCGTGATCGAGGTGAGAGCGGAGAGAGTGCAATTCTTAGGCCAGGCGCCTAAAGGCGCGGCTGAAAATAATGTCGAAGGACCTTCCATAGAGCCTAATACCGAAACGGCTTGGCTGGAAGAAAGCGAGGAGAGGCCAGATGAGAATCAATAAGACAAGGACCAAGAGGGTCGATAAGAAGAAGAATATGTTCATGCCCATGCGCAGGAAGGTGTGCCGTTTCTGCGCGGACAAGATAAAAGCCATAGATTACAAGGACCTGAAGACCCTTGAATCTTTTGTCAAGGAGCGCGGCAGGATCGTTTCCCGGCGTTCTTCGGGCAACTGCGCCAAGCACCAGAGGGAATTGACCAGGGCTGTAAAACAGGCAAGGTTCATCGCGCTTGTTCCTTATGTACGTATCTAATGAATAACGGAGCGTAAAATGGAAGTTATATTAAAGCAGGACGTAGCAGGCGTGGGCAAGGCCGGGGCCGTGCTCAAGGTGCGGGACGGTTTCGCCCAGAATTTCCTTCTTCCCAAGAAACTGGCTGTCGCGGTCACCAGCGGCAACGTGAAGATGCTGGAGCAGGAAAAACAGCGCAGGCTTTTGAAGGAAGAGAAGGAAAAGGTCGCGGCTGAAGAGCTCAAGAACAAACTGGCCGGAATGTCGATCACCCTGCCGGTATTGACCCAGGAGAAAGAAAAGCTCTACGGCAGCATCACCGTCGTGGAGATCCAGAAAGCCCTGGCTGACGAAGGATGCGTTATCGACAAGGAGGCCTTTGTCATGGAAGAGCCGATAAAGGCCCTGGGTATATACCAGATCCCGGTAAAGCTTCATTCGGAGGTCACCGGCCAGATAAAGGTCTGGATCGTTAAAAAATAAACGCTATGCCTGAGATGAACAAAGACCTGATCCCGCCGCAGAACCTGGAAGCAGAGATGGCGGTCCTGGGATCGATGCTGATAGATGATAACGCCATCGGCGTGGCCATCGAGTCTGTCGACCGCAATTCTTTTTATAAGGATTCCCACCGTAAGATCTTCGACGTAATTTTATCCCTTTATAACAACAGCAAGGCAGTGGACCTGATCACCATCACCGATGAATTAAAGCGCCTCGGCCAGCTCGAAGATATCGGGGGGGTCAGCGCTCTTACGGAGATGGCTAATTCCGTTCCCACGTCCGCCAACATAAACCATTACGCGGCTATTGTCAAAGAAAAAGGCACCCTGCGCGCCCTGATCAACAGCAGCAAGAAGATCGAGCATCTTTGTTATGAGAGCGAAGGCAATATCGGCCAGGTTGTTGACGAGGCGGAGAAGCTTATCTTTGCGGTCAGCGATAACCGCAACCGCGGAAGCTTTATCCCTTTAAAGAACATTATCCAGGACAGCATCGAGACCATAGACCGGCTTTATCAGAATAAGGCCCATGTCACCGGCATTCCTACAGGGTTCGTTGATTTTGACATAAAGACCGCCGGGCTGCAGCCTTCCGACCTGGTGATCGTCGCCGGCCGGCCTTCAATGGGCAAAAGCGCCCTGGCTTTGGGGATCGCCGAATACGCCGCGGTCACGGCCAAGGTCCCGGTGGCTCTGTTCAGCCTGGAAATGTCCAAGGAACAGCTGGTTCAGAGGATGCTTTGCTCCCACGCCAGGGTGGACGCTAACAAGGTGCGCACGGGTTATCTGGCGGCTTCGGACTGGCCGAGGCTTACTACCGCCGCCAGCAAGCTTTCCGAGGCGCCGATATTTATAGACGATACAGCCGCTATTTCAGTTATGGAATTGCGGGCAAAGGTCCGCCGGCTCAAAGCCAATAACGATATTAAACTGGTCATCGTCGACTACCTGCAGCTGATGCGCGGTTCGGGTTTTACCGAAAGCCGGCAGCAGGAGATTTCGGATATCTCGCGGTCGCTCAAGGCCCTGGCCAGGGAGCTTAACCTGACGATCATCGGCATCAGTCAGCTTTCCCGCTCGGTCGAGAGCCGAGATGGCCACCGGCCGCAGTTGTCCGATTTGCGCGAATCCGGAGCCATCGAGCAGGACGCCGACGTGGTAGTGCTGATCATGCGCGAGGAATATTACAATCCCACTCCTGAGAATGAAGGCATAGCCGAGATCATTATCGCCAAACAGCGTAACGGCCCTGTAGGGTCATTCAAGGTCACGTTCCTCAAAGAATATACCCGTTTCGAGAATATCGCCCGGGCAGAGTAGCATCTGCGCCAAAAGAGGAGGTGGGTATGGATAAAAGATCCTTTACCTTGTTGGAGATCATGATATCGATGGTGGTTATGGGGATATTGGTCACCCTGGGGTTTCCTATCTATCAGGGGTTTATCGAGAATTCTAAAAGCAAGGTCTGCGAAACCAATCTAAAGGCTTTAAAGAGCGCCATGGATATTTACGCCATGGAATATGACACTATGCCCGGAAGTTTGAGCGAACTTCCGCCGAAATATATCGGCAAGGCCTATGCCCGGTTGATGCTGCAAAA encodes the following:
- the pth gene encoding aminoacyl-tRNA hydrolase, whose protein sequence is MKLIVGLGNPGRNYLGTRHNIGSLAVRSLARESALSLKKGFLSSSESAKARIEDEDVILAVPRVYMNLSGEAVRQLVKKHRIALEDLLVVHDELDLDLGRVKLKSGGSAAGHNGLKSIIGSLKDDGFSRLRIGIARPRHNNADMADYVLSCFARKDKGLVEQSVLDSIVIMRLWVKDGISKTMNAVNR
- the rpsF gene encoding 30S ribosomal protein S6, which gives rise to MVKYEAMFIVKPDLGEIETKNVYTQIADVITKNSGVISNAAVWSEKRKMTFTIKKQQDGIYYLVNFTLPGDAITKIKYAFKLNDNILRVLITNVE
- the dnaB gene encoding replicative DNA helicase, whose product is MNKDLIPPQNLEAEMAVLGSMLIDDNAIGVAIESVDRNSFYKDSHRKIFDVILSLYNNSKAVDLITITDELKRLGQLEDIGGVSALTEMANSVPTSANINHYAAIVKEKGTLRALINSSKKIEHLCYESEGNIGQVVDEAEKLIFAVSDNRNRGSFIPLKNIIQDSIETIDRLYQNKAHVTGIPTGFVDFDIKTAGLQPSDLVIVAGRPSMGKSALALGIAEYAAVTAKVPVALFSLEMSKEQLVQRMLCSHARVDANKVRTGYLAASDWPRLTTAASKLSEAPIFIDDTAAISVMELRAKVRRLKANNDIKLVIVDYLQLMRGSGFTESRQQEISDISRSLKALARELNLTIIGISQLSRSVESRDGHRPQLSDLRESGAIEQDADVVVLIMREEYYNPTPENEGIAEIIIAKQRNGPVGSFKVTFLKEYTRFENIARAE
- a CDS encoding single-stranded DNA-binding protein, giving the protein MASLNKVLLMGNLTRDPELRYTPQGTAVVNLRMAVNRRYKNKSQELKDEVCFITAVVWNKMAETCNQYLHKGSPVYVEGRLQSRSWEDQATGKTRSVIEVRAERVQFLGQAPKGAAENNVEGPSIEPNTETAWLEESEERPDENQ
- the rpsR gene encoding 30S ribosomal protein S18: MFMPMRRKVCRFCADKIKAIDYKDLKTLESFVKERGRIVSRRSSGNCAKHQRELTRAVKQARFIALVPYVRI
- a CDS encoding ribose-phosphate pyrophosphokinase → MDKLRVFSGNAHKELSEDICKSLKVRLSDAMVAKFSEGEIRVKINENVRGTDVFVVQPTCPPPNDTLMELLIMIDALKRASAKRITAVVPFFGYARQDRKDQPRVPITAKLVANLLTISGANRVLTMDLHAGQIQGFFDIPVDHLFAINVFIDYFLQNDPKDLVLVSPDVGSIKMARSYAKRLSAGLAIIDKRRDSPEKTEVMHILGEVEGKNAIIVDDLIATGSSLIEAVAALKKAKCKTIRAAITHGVLSGPAIQRIDACKDLKELVISNSIPLTEERRHERVKVLSVAPLLAEAIKRIHVEESVSSLFD
- a CDS encoding 50S ribosomal protein L25; the protein is MEELLLGAEKRIEIGKSKVKDLRGKGFIPGVVYSEGKEAMALKMSRHELLQLIHHHRIENVVLNLKIKDDAKKGSRSCMIKEVQHDPVSGDIIHIDFNEISLTKAIKVNVPIVTKGESVGVKNEGGALEHILWEIEVECLPTDIPKNIEVDISALKIGDSIHIKDIAFPDKVKVFSDADAVVLSVAAPMKEEAAPVEGEEKLEPEVIKEKKPEAEAETEEKK
- the rplI gene encoding 50S ribosomal protein L9, with translation MEVILKQDVAGVGKAGAVLKVRDGFAQNFLLPKKLAVAVTSGNVKMLEQEKQRRLLKEEKEKVAAEELKNKLAGMSITLPVLTQEKEKLYGSITVVEIQKALADEGCVIDKEAFVMEEPIKALGIYQIPVKLHSEVTGQIKVWIVKK